Proteins encoded together in one Lachnospiraceae bacterium JLR.KK008 window:
- the larE gene encoding ATP-dependent sacrificial sulfur transferase LarE → METSPGAERKLERLREYLRELGSAAVAFSGGVDSTFLLRAAHEVLGERVVALTACSCLFPKRELQEAKAFCSQEGIRQITFLSEIQKRKTFYENPQDRCYICKKELLQTMKVLAGENKMAAVIEGSNLDDMGDYRPGLRAVAELGIRSPLRDLEMTKADIRYLSKRMGLCTWAKPSFACLASRFVYGETITEEKLSMVERAESLLLQFGFRQFRVRIHGTMARIELLPEELDGLIQGETREKIVTSLKEYGFRYVTLDLQGYRTGSMNEVL, encoded by the coding sequence ATGGAGACAAGTCCCGGGGCAGAGCGCAAACTGGAACGGCTGCGGGAGTATCTGCGGGAGCTTGGCAGCGCGGCAGTGGCATTTTCCGGAGGGGTAGACTCTACGTTTCTGCTTCGTGCGGCCCATGAGGTACTGGGAGAGCGGGTGGTCGCACTGACGGCCTGTTCCTGCCTGTTCCCGAAGCGGGAATTGCAGGAGGCAAAGGCATTTTGCAGTCAAGAGGGAATCCGGCAGATCACGTTCCTCTCGGAGATACAAAAACGGAAAACATTTTATGAAAACCCGCAGGACAGATGTTACATATGCAAAAAAGAACTGCTGCAAACGATGAAGGTGCTGGCCGGGGAAAACAAAATGGCGGCAGTGATTGAAGGCTCGAATCTGGATGATATGGGGGATTACAGGCCGGGTCTGCGGGCGGTGGCCGAGCTTGGGATCAGAAGTCCTCTGCGGGACTTGGAGATGACGAAAGCGGATATCCGGTATCTGTCAAAGCGGATGGGATTGTGCACATGGGCGAAACCCTCATTCGCCTGTCTGGCATCCCGCTTTGTGTATGGGGAGACGATCACGGAAGAAAAACTGTCTATGGTGGAGAGAGCGGAATCTCTGTTACTGCAGTTTGGCTTTCGCCAGTTTCGTGTACGCATTCATGGGACGATGGCGCGCATCGAACTGTTGCCGGAGGAGCTGGACGGACTGATACAGGGAGAGACCCGTGAGAAAATCGTGACCAGCCTGAAAGAGTATGGGTTTCGTTATGTGACACTGGATCTGCAGGGGTACCGGACAGGGAGTATGAACGAGGTTTTGTAG
- the larC gene encoding nickel pincer cofactor biosynthesis protein LarC, with protein sequence MSNTLYLECQAGISGDMMVAALLDLGANKGRLMETLDSIPAEGFSIEISRVKKAGIDCCDFHVALDAAHENHDHDMEYLHGHGHTHGEQHDHNHAHMQEGHHDHNHVHSQEEQHDHNHAHSQEEQHDHNHAHTPEGHHSHEHRGIAEVREILAACRMTARARQTAERIFAILAEAEARAHDVPVSEVHFHEVGAIDSIVDIVAVAFCLDDLEITDVIVPGLCEGTGTVRCQHGVLPVPVPAVAQILSAHGIGIEIIDVRGEFVTPTGAAIVAAVRTAERLPRQWKILKAGMGAGKRNYERPSILRAMLVEAVPLEQAGAGSDQNRDAVWKLETNIDDSSGEMLGYAMERLFQAGARDVHYMPVYMKKNRPAWQLNVICAQEDIPELERILFTETTTIGIRRVRMERTVLPREQMTLKTGYGEAQVKVCETADGKRYYPEYDSIVTICAEHGLAFSQAYELLARLAADQDRKERQ encoded by the coding sequence ATGTCAAATACATTATACTTGGAATGTCAGGCGGGCATCAGCGGAGATATGATGGTCGCTGCCCTGCTTGATCTTGGCGCCAATAAGGGGCGGCTTATGGAAACGCTGGACAGTATTCCGGCAGAGGGGTTTTCCATAGAGATCAGCAGGGTGAAAAAGGCGGGAATCGACTGCTGCGATTTCCATGTGGCGCTCGATGCGGCTCATGAAAACCACGATCATGATATGGAATATCTGCATGGGCATGGACATACACATGGGGAGCAGCATGATCATAATCATGCGCATATGCAGGAAGGACATCATGATCACAATCATGTGCATTCGCAGGAAGAGCAGCACGATCACAATCATGCGCATTCGCAGGAAGAGCAGCACGATCACAATCATGCGCATACACCGGAAGGGCATCATTCTCATGAACACAGAGGTATTGCGGAGGTCCGGGAGATTCTTGCGGCGTGCCGGATGACGGCGCGGGCGCGGCAGACAGCGGAGCGTATTTTTGCGATCCTGGCGGAGGCGGAAGCCAGGGCGCATGATGTACCGGTATCGGAAGTGCATTTTCATGAGGTGGGAGCGATCGACTCGATCGTGGACATTGTGGCGGTGGCCTTCTGTCTTGATGATCTGGAGATTACGGATGTGATTGTGCCGGGACTTTGCGAGGGGACGGGGACAGTCCGCTGCCAGCATGGTGTCCTGCCGGTACCGGTGCCTGCAGTCGCTCAAATTTTATCAGCCCATGGCATTGGAATAGAGATCATTGACGTCCGGGGCGAATTTGTGACACCTACGGGCGCGGCGATCGTAGCGGCAGTGCGGACAGCGGAGCGGCTACCCAGACAGTGGAAGATTTTAAAGGCAGGCATGGGAGCGGGAAAGCGTAATTATGAACGTCCGAGCATTTTGCGGGCGATGCTGGTCGAAGCGGTGCCCTTGGAGCAGGCAGGCGCAGGCAGCGATCAAAACAGGGATGCGGTCTGGAAACTGGAGACAAATATTGATGACAGCAGCGGCGAGATGCTTGGCTATGCGATGGAACGGCTGTTTCAGGCCGGAGCCAGAGATGTTCATTATATGCCGGTCTACATGAAAAAGAACAGGCCTGCATGGCAGCTCAATGTCATCTGTGCGCAGGAGGATATTCCCGAGCTGGAGCGGATTCTGTTTACGGAGACGACGACGATCGGGATTCGCCGCGTGCGGATGGAACGCACAGTGCTTCCGCGGGAACAGATGACGCTGAAAACGGGATATGGGGAAGCGCAGGTCAAGGTCTGCGAGACAGCAGACGGAAAGCGGTATTACCCGGAATATGACAGCATTGTCACAATATGCGCGGAGCATGGCCTGGCATTTTCACAGGCGTACGAACTGCTTGCCAGGCTGGCGGCAGACCAGGATAGGAAAGAACGGCAGTAA
- a CDS encoding energy-coupling factor ABC transporter permease: MHMADALMSPAVAGTMYVCSGAAMCYSAKKVRELEQPEKIPVMGVMGAFVFAAQMINFTVPGTGSSGHLCGGMLLSSVLGPEAGFLTMIGVLVIQCLLFADGGLLALGANIWNMAFYGCFFGGLVIWKLMMKNGMSRRKIFAASIAGCVLSLQLGAFSVTLETLASGITQLPFGLFLAAMQPIHLAIGLVEGLITAAVLVFLYEVRPSVLWGSHGGARGPGRLAEEAEPQWSGRRPVAAGDRFSLRQTIATLAVSALAIGGLLSLAASASPDGLEWSLERVAGTAELDAAGGIYEAAANVQEVTAVLPDYGFAGGGTALGTSCSGILGGIAVIAVCVACCYALRLFKNKRNRPQ, translated from the coding sequence ATGCATATGGCGGATGCACTGATGTCGCCGGCGGTGGCCGGGACCATGTATGTATGTTCCGGAGCTGCGATGTGCTACTCGGCAAAAAAGGTGAGAGAGCTGGAACAGCCGGAGAAAATTCCGGTGATGGGAGTGATGGGGGCCTTTGTCTTTGCCGCGCAGATGATTAATTTTACCGTACCGGGAACCGGTTCATCCGGACACTTGTGCGGCGGTATGCTGCTGTCGTCTGTGCTTGGACCTGAGGCGGGGTTTCTGACCATGATCGGTGTGCTTGTCATTCAGTGTCTGCTCTTTGCGGATGGCGGCCTGCTGGCGCTTGGGGCCAATATATGGAATATGGCTTTTTATGGCTGCTTTTTTGGCGGTCTGGTGATCTGGAAGCTTATGATGAAAAACGGGATGTCAAGGCGTAAAATATTTGCGGCGTCTATAGCCGGCTGTGTGTTGTCTTTACAGCTTGGAGCGTTTTCCGTGACGCTGGAGACGCTTGCCTCCGGCATTACGCAGCTTCCATTTGGCCTTTTTCTGGCAGCGATGCAGCCAATCCATCTGGCGATCGGTCTTGTGGAAGGACTGATTACGGCGGCGGTGCTCGTTTTTCTCTATGAGGTCAGGCCGTCTGTCCTGTGGGGCTCTCATGGCGGGGCACGGGGTCCCGGCCGCCTGGCGGAGGAAGCGGAGCCGCAGTGGTCAGGGAGGCGGCCGGTGGCGGCAGGAGACAGATTCAGCCTGCGGCAGACGATCGCGACCCTGGCAGTGTCCGCACTTGCGATTGGAGGTTTGTTGTCTCTGGCGGCATCTGCCAGTCCGGACGGGCTGGAGTGGTCGCTGGAGAGAGTGGCAGGTACGGCGGAGCTGGACGCTGCGGGAGGCATTTATGAGGCCGCCGCCAATGTGCAGGAGGTGACGGCGGTGTTGCCGGATTATGGATTTGCCGGAGGCGGTACCGCTTTGGGGACTTCCTGTTCCGGCATTCTCGGCGGGATTGCCGTGATCGCAGTCTGCGTCGCCTGTTGCTATGCGCTGCGGCTTTTTAAAAACAAAAGGAATCGTCCGCAATGA
- the cbiQ gene encoding cobalt ECF transporter T component CbiQ, with translation MNRLQTAIAALHEADALADDRSRRSRVHPAARLIVCMAFLLVTISFPKYELSGLLSMSLYLIVTAIWEELSFWRGFCRLKYIFITLVLIGGANLFYDRDVVFCMGMLSVTGGMVWMATLFVKGALTVYAAYFLMMTTGIGRICMALRRVGVPGGAVTVLLLTYRYLIVLLKETQRMMQAYTLRAAGQRGIHIRAWGSFAGMLLLRSMDRAQDVYDSMLLRGYDNEFPYESSEDKSSFGISFLYTVLWLAAFCLLRTVPLFRLVGGLF, from the coding sequence ATGAACCGATTACAGACGGCGATTGCAGCTCTGCATGAGGCGGATGCACTGGCGGACGACAGGAGTCGAAGGAGCCGGGTCCATCCGGCGGCCCGGCTGATCGTCTGCATGGCATTTTTGCTTGTGACTATATCGTTTCCCAAATATGAACTGTCAGGGCTGCTCAGTATGTCACTCTATCTGATTGTCACGGCGATATGGGAGGAATTGTCCTTTTGGCGGGGATTTTGCAGATTAAAATATATTTTTATTACTTTGGTCTTGATTGGCGGTGCCAATTTGTTTTATGATAGAGATGTCGTATTTTGTATGGGAATGTTGTCTGTAACAGGCGGAATGGTGTGGATGGCCACTTTGTTTGTCAAAGGCGCCCTGACTGTGTATGCGGCATATTTTCTGATGATGACGACCGGGATCGGCAGAATATGTATGGCGCTGCGCAGAGTCGGCGTCCCGGGAGGAGCCGTGACGGTACTGTTGCTGACATATCGTTATCTGATCGTGCTTTTGAAAGAGACACAGAGAATGATGCAGGCGTATACGCTGCGCGCCGCCGGGCAGAGAGGGATTCACATCAGAGCGTGGGGATCTTTTGCGGGCATGTTGCTTCTTCGCAGTATGGATCGGGCGCAGGACGTGTATGACAGTATGCTGCTGCGCGGATATGACAATGAATTTCCGTATGAATCATCAGAAGACAAGAGTTCTTTTGGCATCAGCTTTCTGTATACCGTATTGTGGCTGGCAGCGTTTTGCCTGCTGCGCACTGTCCCTTTGTTCCGGCTCGTGGGCGGTCTGTTTTGA
- a CDS encoding energy-coupling factor ABC transporter ATP-binding protein: protein MIEAAHLTYSYDGVREVLSDVSFAVGESESVGLIGANGAGKSTLLKLLVGLLPDYHGQVKVNGLTVEKKHLSQIRAGTGYVFQDSESQLFLSTVYEDVAFGPRSYGYDTREVDRRVMRALEQVHIAHLKDRQIYRMSGGQKKLASIATILSMEPDTILLDEPSVALDPRNRRNLITVIREMAGTKIVASHDLDLIWDTCERTILLSEGKIVKEGETRELLTDEDLLRRNGLELPLSLSRAQER, encoded by the coding sequence ATGATAGAAGCAGCGCATCTGACGTATTCCTATGATGGAGTGAGAGAAGTATTGTCCGATGTGAGTTTTGCAGTTGGAGAGTCAGAGTCAGTCGGTCTGATCGGTGCGAACGGCGCCGGGAAATCTACGCTGCTGAAATTACTGGTAGGCCTGCTTCCGGACTATCACGGACAGGTAAAGGTGAACGGACTGACCGTGGAGAAGAAGCATCTTTCGCAGATCCGGGCGGGGACAGGATATGTTTTTCAGGATTCGGAGAGCCAGCTGTTTCTCTCGACCGTATATGAAGATGTGGCTTTTGGCCCCCGCAGTTATGGATATGATACAAGAGAAGTGGACCGGAGAGTGATGCGGGCGCTGGAACAGGTACATATTGCGCATCTGAAAGACAGGCAGATCTACCGGATGAGCGGAGGGCAGAAAAAGCTGGCGTCTATCGCCACGATTCTGTCGATGGAGCCGGATACGATCTTACTGGATGAGCCTTCCGTGGCGCTGGACCCCCGGAACCGGCGCAATCTGATTACGGTGATCCGGGAAATGGCGGGAACGAAGATCGTCGCCTCACATGACCTGGATCTGATCTGGGATACGTGTGAGAGGACCATTCTGCTTTCGGAGGGTAAGATTGTAAAAGAAGGAGAGACACGGGAATTACTGACGGACGAAGATTTACTTCGGCGTAACGGACTGGAGCTGCCATTGTCGCTGTCCCGTGCACAGGAGAGATAA
- a CDS encoding aldo/keto reductase: MKYRRLGKTEYMVSEISIGCEGFVGKSEEEIRQFVDVMDREGVNCIDLYAPNPELRCGLGKALRGRRERFILQAHLCTVWKDGQYKRTRVMEEVKEGFEDQLRRLETDRVEIGMIHYVDSMEDWRQIKEGPVMRYALELKEAGTIGCIGLSSHNPQAAQAAVDSGLIDVLMFSINPCYDLLPANEDVESLWAPESYEKPLLNMDPDRQRLYETCQRKGVGITVMKAFGGGDLLNGELSPAGKGLTVFQCLNYALTRPAVAAVMSGAKSIEDLEKSIAYESAAEEEKDYASALALFPKISWQGHCMYCGHCAPCPKGIDVASVTKFLNLAVAQGEVPETVREHYALLEHKAQECIACGACEKRCPFQVGIIENMKRAVKIFKS, translated from the coding sequence GTGAAGTATCGGAGGCTGGGAAAGACAGAGTATATGGTCAGCGAGATCAGCATCGGCTGTGAAGGTTTTGTCGGAAAATCGGAGGAAGAGATCCGGCAGTTTGTGGATGTGATGGACCGGGAAGGCGTGAATTGCATCGATCTGTATGCGCCCAATCCGGAGCTGCGCTGCGGACTGGGAAAGGCGCTGCGCGGCAGGAGAGAGCGGTTCATTTTGCAGGCCCATCTGTGTACCGTCTGGAAAGACGGACAGTATAAGCGGACGAGAGTGATGGAGGAAGTAAAAGAAGGGTTTGAAGATCAGCTTCGGAGACTGGAGACGGATCGCGTGGAGATCGGCATGATTCACTATGTGGATTCGATGGAAGACTGGCGGCAGATCAAAGAAGGACCGGTCATGCGGTATGCACTGGAGCTGAAAGAAGCAGGAACGATAGGCTGTATCGGCCTGTCGAGTCATAATCCTCAGGCTGCGCAGGCGGCCGTGGACAGTGGTCTGATTGATGTGCTGATGTTCAGTATCAATCCCTGTTATGATCTGCTTCCGGCCAATGAGGACGTGGAGTCGCTCTGGGCGCCGGAGAGCTATGAAAAACCTTTGCTGAATATGGACCCGGACAGACAAAGGCTCTATGAGACATGTCAGCGGAAGGGCGTGGGGATTACCGTCATGAAGGCATTTGGCGGCGGCGACCTGTTGAATGGAGAGCTGTCCCCTGCGGGTAAAGGGCTGACGGTATTCCAATGTCTGAATTATGCTCTGACGCGTCCGGCGGTGGCGGCGGTCATGTCCGGCGCGAAATCAATCGAAGATCTGGAAAAGAGTATTGCCTACGAAAGCGCAGCGGAGGAGGAAAAAGACTATGCCTCTGCACTGGCCTTGTTTCCGAAGATCAGCTGGCAGGGGCACTGCATGTACTGTGGCCATTGTGCTCCGTGCCCGAAAGGTATCGACGTGGCCAGTGTCACGAAATTTCTGAATCTGGCGGTGGCACAAGGGGAAGTGCCGGAGACTGTACGGGAGCATTACGCTCTGCTGGAACATAAGGCACAGGAGTGCATTGCCTGTGGGGCCTGTGAGAAGCGGTGTCCGTTCCAGGTAGGCATCATTGAAAATATGAAGAGGGCAGTAAAAATTTTTAAATCATAA
- a CDS encoding metal-sensing transcriptional repressor, whose translation MDKGSEAPPEELSQGRKTKERPEAEYKSLLNRLSRIEGQVRGIKGMVEKDAYCTDILVQVAAVNAALNAFNRELLAEHIRTCVARDIREGRDETIDELLAALQKLMK comes from the coding sequence ATGGATAAAGGATCGGAAGCGCCGCCGGAAGAGCTGTCACAAGGTCGGAAGACAAAGGAGCGTCCGGAAGCGGAGTACAAGAGCCTGCTCAACCGTCTCAGCCGGATCGAGGGCCAGGTGCGGGGCATTAAGGGCATGGTGGAGAAGGATGCGTACTGTACGGACATTCTCGTACAGGTGGCGGCGGTCAATGCGGCGTTGAATGCGTTTAACAGGGAACTGCTTGCAGAACATATCAGGACATGTGTGGCCAGAGACATCAGAGAAGGGCGGGACGAGACGATTGATGAGCTGCTGGCGGCGCTGCAAAAACTGATGAAATGA
- a CDS encoding heavy metal translocating P-type ATPase has product MKQYMVTGMSCAACSARVEKAVSKVPGVTSCSVSLLTNSMGVEGSAAADEIIAAVEEAGYGASAKDRVHTPAETSSADAGDPLKDRETPELRKRLLYSLGFLLVLMYFSMGHMMWGWPAPSFFADNHVAMGLLQLLLTVAVMIINQKFFVSGFKSLLHRAPNMDTLVALGAGASFVYSTYALFAMTDAQAKGNMDMVMAYMHEFYFESAAMILTLITVGKMLEARSKGKTTDALKGLMKLAPKTAVILADGVERQVAVEQVKKGDIFVVRPGENIPVDGIVVEGSSAVNESALTGESIPVDKEAGDMVSAATVNQSGFLKCEAARVGEDTTLSQIIQMVSDAAATKAPIAKVADKVSGVFVPVVIAIALATIVIWLLAGESIGFALARGISVLVISCPCALGLATPVAIMVGNGMGARSGILFKTAVSLEEAGKVEIVALDKTGTITNGEPKVTDLIPADGISETELLRLAFALERKSEHPLAKAILLRAGEENLQAEEVTDFRALPGNGLSASLRGRSLYGGNEAFIKKVTTVSEKMRSEADRLAQEGKTPLYFAGENKLLGMIAVADVIKEDSPQAVRELQNMGIRVVMLTGDNERTAKAIGAQAGVDEVIAGVLPDGKETVIRELREKGKTAMVGDGINDAPALTRADIGIAIGAGTDVAIDAADVVLMKSRLRDVPAAIRLSRATLKNIHENLFWAFFYNVVGIPLAAGIWIPVFGWKLNPMFGAAAMSLSSFCVVTNALRLNLFSMYDAKHDKKRQKKAGPARTEAGPETTAGPETTTETKAGPETETRTGAETRTVTEPRPKTGSAPVIEAKTKKEEMTMEKTIQIEGMMCPHCEATVKKALEGLDGVREAAVSHEAGTAIVSLTQEVSDDVLKKTVEDQGYKVLG; this is encoded by the coding sequence ATGAAACAATATATGGTAACGGGAATGAGCTGTGCAGCCTGCAGCGCCCGTGTGGAAAAGGCAGTATCAAAAGTACCGGGAGTCACATCCTGTTCGGTCAGTCTGCTGACCAATTCCATGGGTGTGGAAGGAAGTGCGGCGGCGGATGAGATCATTGCGGCGGTGGAGGAAGCTGGCTATGGCGCCTCTGCCAAAGACCGTGTGCACACTCCGGCAGAGACTTCGTCAGCGGATGCCGGTGACCCGCTGAAAGACAGAGAGACGCCGGAACTGAGAAAACGTTTGCTCTATTCATTGGGCTTTTTGTTGGTGCTCATGTATTTTTCCATGGGGCACATGATGTGGGGATGGCCGGCGCCGTCGTTTTTCGCTGACAATCATGTGGCAATGGGACTGCTGCAACTGTTGCTGACCGTTGCCGTGATGATCATCAATCAGAAGTTTTTTGTCAGTGGATTCAAAAGTCTGCTGCACCGTGCGCCCAATATGGATACGCTTGTGGCGCTGGGCGCCGGCGCCTCGTTTGTATATAGTACGTATGCCTTGTTTGCCATGACAGATGCACAGGCAAAAGGCAACATGGATATGGTCATGGCTTATATGCACGAGTTTTATTTCGAGTCGGCGGCGATGATTCTCACACTGATCACAGTAGGAAAAATGCTGGAAGCGCGCTCCAAAGGGAAGACGACAGATGCGCTGAAAGGGCTGATGAAGCTGGCGCCGAAGACGGCGGTCATCCTGGCAGACGGAGTGGAACGGCAGGTCGCCGTGGAGCAGGTGAAAAAAGGTGACATTTTTGTCGTGCGCCCCGGTGAAAATATACCGGTGGACGGTATCGTTGTGGAGGGCAGCAGCGCCGTCAATGAATCGGCTCTGACCGGGGAGAGTATCCCTGTAGATAAGGAAGCGGGAGATATGGTCTCGGCGGCTACGGTCAACCAGTCCGGCTTTCTCAAATGTGAGGCTGCCCGTGTAGGAGAGGATACGACACTCTCACAGATTATTCAGATGGTCAGTGACGCAGCGGCGACAAAGGCGCCGATCGCCAAAGTCGCCGACAAAGTGTCAGGGGTATTCGTGCCCGTAGTCATTGCCATTGCGCTGGCAACGATCGTCATCTGGCTGTTGGCCGGAGAGAGTATCGGCTTTGCTCTGGCGCGGGGCATTTCGGTGCTTGTCATAAGCTGTCCCTGTGCGCTTGGTCTTGCCACTCCGGTGGCGATCATGGTCGGTAACGGGATGGGAGCCAGGAGCGGTATTTTATTCAAGACAGCGGTATCGCTGGAAGAGGCGGGCAAAGTGGAGATCGTGGCGCTTGACAAGACGGGGACGATCACGAACGGGGAACCGAAAGTGACCGATCTCATACCGGCGGACGGGATCAGTGAAACGGAACTTTTGCGGCTGGCATTCGCACTGGAACGGAAGAGTGAACATCCGCTGGCGAAGGCGATCCTGCTGAGAGCCGGGGAAGAGAATCTGCAGGCAGAGGAAGTGACGGACTTCCGGGCGCTTCCGGGCAATGGTCTTTCGGCCTCGCTGCGGGGGAGATCCCTCTATGGCGGCAATGAGGCATTTATCAAAAAAGTGACAACAGTGTCGGAGAAAATGCGGAGCGAAGCGGACCGCCTGGCACAGGAAGGGAAGACGCCGCTCTATTTTGCGGGCGAGAATAAGCTGCTTGGGATGATCGCAGTGGCGGACGTGATCAAGGAGGACAGTCCACAGGCGGTCAGAGAGCTGCAGAATATGGGAATCCGGGTCGTGATGCTGACCGGTGACAATGAGCGGACGGCAAAAGCCATCGGCGCACAGGCGGGCGTGGACGAGGTGATCGCAGGCGTGTTACCGGATGGTAAGGAAACGGTGATCCGGGAATTGAGGGAAAAGGGAAAGACGGCGATGGTTGGGGATGGCATCAACGATGCGCCTGCGCTGACGAGGGCGGACATTGGGATCGCCATCGGTGCGGGGACGGATGTGGCCATCGATGCGGCGGACGTAGTGCTTATGAAGAGCAGACTCCGAGATGTGCCGGCGGCGATTCGTTTAAGCCGGGCGACACTGAAAAATATCCATGAAAATCTGTTTTGGGCCTTTTTCTATAACGTGGTCGGGATTCCGCTGGCAGCAGGCATCTGGATTCCGGTATTCGGCTGGAAACTGAATCCGATGTTCGGGGCGGCGGCCATGAGTCTGTCGAGCTTCTGTGTCGTGACAAACGCGCTGCGCCTGAATCTGTTTTCCATGTATGATGCAAAACATGATAAAAAGAGACAGAAAAAGGCCGGACCGGCAAGAACAGAGGCAGGACCGGAAACAACCGCAGGACCGGAGACGACAACAGAGACCAAAGCAGGACCGGAGACAGAAACACGAACCGGGGCAGAAACGAGAACAGTGACGGAACCGAGACCAAAAACAGGATCGGCACCGGTAATAGAAGCAAAAACGAAAAAGGAGGAAATGACAATGGAAAAAACGATTCAGATTGAAGGCATGATGTGCCCGCACTGCGAGGCGACGGTGAAGAAAGCGCTGGAAGGGCTTGACGGTGTGCGGGAGGCGGCAGTCAGTCATGAGGCGGGAACAGCCATCGTCTCACTCACGCAGGAAGTGTCGGATGATGTCCTGAAAAAGACCGTAGAGGATCAGGGATACAAAGTGCTGGGATAG
- a CDS encoding DUF6034 family protein, giving the protein MNNYLRKPMIRRHPAIFLIATLLATLLTGCQSSVRTEEELVVVKETEHTQRSATEGDLSSQTQAPDVYQSSFSSPQITVDADAAVIVPDAPGIRTKKVTSRFFTEEDYNLFMQTLLGDTRLWTRDFDKMAASNGFTKSELEERISEAQKLKDNLGGDADYLGKGITVDEQIAKFRSLQEAAPEEPIVVEVPVIIEGRKLSQTEDLESLSAYAVAGDAQYDVLLANQTRDDWLWTSFWIEKNEHSSNYLYTGITDRSSQADFPELDNLKTAPEEIWQTAEEVLKQTGYDEEYLPCGGEYYFTYRSDRQNEEIQHIDLTGYGVHFTRVVDGIPVTYTHQDGGSVADDADSVSWPNEAMTLIYNDYGFAGFFWDCPYTVEDLSEDYVFLLPFDEIRNVFEKMILEEYEDTLEEGQTQEIIIKEVRLGYMRVKDRETLSEGTLVPVWDFFGSWTTTGGSFTQPLVFEDSYTSLFTINAMDGTVIDRDLGY; this is encoded by the coding sequence ATGAATAATTATCTAAGAAAGCCAATGATAAGACGGCATCCCGCCATATTTCTCATCGCCACCTTACTGGCCACGCTGCTCACAGGCTGTCAGAGCAGCGTCCGCACAGAAGAAGAACTCGTCGTAGTAAAGGAGACCGAACACACTCAGCGATCTGCCACAGAAGGAGATCTCTCCTCACAGACACAGGCGCCCGACGTATATCAGTCCAGTTTTTCCAGCCCGCAGATCACTGTAGATGCAGACGCCGCCGTCATCGTGCCTGATGCCCCGGGCATCAGGACCAAAAAGGTGACAAGCCGCTTTTTTACCGAGGAGGACTACAATCTGTTTATGCAGACACTGCTTGGCGATACGCGTCTCTGGACCCGGGATTTTGATAAAATGGCGGCCAGCAACGGCTTTACCAAAAGTGAATTGGAAGAAAGAATCTCCGAAGCCCAGAAATTAAAAGATAATCTGGGCGGCGATGCCGACTATCTCGGTAAGGGCATAACGGTTGATGAGCAGATCGCAAAATTCCGCAGCCTGCAGGAAGCCGCCCCGGAGGAACCGATCGTTGTGGAAGTCCCTGTCATCATAGAGGGCAGAAAGCTCTCTCAGACAGAGGACCTTGAATCGCTGTCAGCCTACGCCGTAGCCGGAGACGCACAGTACGATGTCCTCCTTGCCAACCAGACCAGAGACGACTGGCTCTGGACCAGCTTCTGGATTGAAAAAAACGAGCATTCCAGCAATTACCTGTATACAGGTATCACCGACCGTTCCTCTCAGGCCGACTTTCCGGAACTTGACAATCTGAAGACAGCTCCGGAAGAAATCTGGCAGACAGCGGAAGAAGTTCTCAAACAGACCGGATATGATGAGGAATATCTTCCCTGTGGCGGCGAATATTATTTCACTTACCGATCAGACAGGCAAAACGAAGAAATCCAGCACATTGACCTCACCGGATATGGCGTCCATTTTACCAGAGTCGTGGACGGCATCCCCGTCACCTACACCCATCAGGATGGTGGTTCGGTCGCGGATGATGCCGACAGTGTATCATGGCCCAATGAAGCAATGACACTGATCTATAATGATTACGGATTTGCCGGCTTTTTCTGGGACTGTCCATATACGGTCGAAGATCTGTCCGAAGATTATGTATTTCTGCTTCCGTTTGACGAGATCAGAAATGTGTTTGAAAAAATGATTCTGGAGGAATACGAGGACACTCTCGAAGAAGGGCAGACACAGGAAATTATCATTAAAGAAGTACGGCTGGGCTATATGCGTGTCAAAGACAGGGAAACATTGAGTGAGGGGACGCTCGTCCCGGTCTGGGACTTCTTTGGCAGCTGGACGACGACAGGCGGGAGTTTCACGCAGCCCCTCGTGTTCGAAGATTCTTATACAAGTCTGTTCACAATCAACGCCATGGACGGGACCGTGATCGACCGTGACCTCGGTTACTGA